In Carassius gibelio isolate Cgi1373 ecotype wild population from Czech Republic chromosome B20, carGib1.2-hapl.c, whole genome shotgun sequence, the following are encoded in one genomic region:
- the rp1l1b gene encoding titin homolog isoform X2: MDDDIEKRVLVNKDGSLSMEMKVRFRLLHNETLHWSTEVKKAKSTFNESHIVHDDARSLSHGSAESCSEADSLAAGEADEAYSTKRYQRHFEEPHCQHCCAHCQRYDIWKNPVPPDQGSVRRIRSSSSSASSRRIVCKMASTDSIRTMSSEEYTEHVVEKATCIQRTFGQQGDSTVEQCTINHCRSRSEVRSMSPKTKSTSVVEDKPENAHVSENEENRPDVISSNLPKDQLSVQITQPVEEEERPVSVVSSSSQILALLKEDQDDEDVDLPLSTSGTSHGQQEDEESKDAEPNPCSTTSCKSPASPSHLSPRPPSKASSLGQSKRSRKLVSPEVDDEEGRSEASAAHKASSRLKYLVTKDLESPGDSESTDQFEDIQHRTDVQEEEKDERALSALSAKSKTSVKSLSECSASCENENDAEFTGANSEITEERCSSAISIKSNISGKSNKTNVSEVLEKDGRAPSAMSVKSQKSDKSRITDISDIVSEEQISEVRTSSVMSVKSNISIRSKVSDVGFFEPLQDNVEERAVSAVSSKSNISDTSSQSEEPHSVSDGALEERIEEKASSIKSGTSNKSGIKAVTNDDQTVERAPSSISVKSNICARSKMSIERSELEDEDRASRSISVQSNVSHKSKSDMSEAASFQGDDSLNSVKLNTPEAEAALQTELPGERSPSSVSSKSNTSTRSTASKNVEAEQDEAQEKEDVQERASSAISVKSTISARSRKSETTPKSGEEIKEKAPSFMSVKSNASLKSNKSKMEEEEIENRASSALSVNSEVSTLSKKSNQSDVEQMEKRPSSARSAKSNISVRSKGSKMSEVAGDDAQLSAAALHISEASNECSTAPEEPCIGTEKSPDKEKRAPSALSTKSNKSKISDMADDVVAGDGDDLRSASAMSSKSNVSVKSAVSELVTEEPLKAQGQTEERAQSALSAQSSRSGVTVSEAVEVAEERPLSAMSSKSSASERSKKSNNLKVLTALPQAGEYQTEERAQSALSARSSVSAISNKSKMLDVLTDEIVDVKDQEERASSALSAKSSISAKSKASATDVKADDKEKGDRVTSAMSARSDISTKTSISAKSKASNVSEIPPEEPDDEESEVKAPSITKSSISVRSNKSKHSGMGAEEEVLNIERPPSSISVISDVTHDENEITNDGEIQERAPSAASTKSRSSVRSRTSNVSGIIIYEPDKEKVERAPSSRSLKSDASGRSDPNYPVNIEKEARTESALSSISARSKKSEDSEIISSVGQRASSTASVTSARSARSKRSNISELAPKEIGNTDTGDVRTSSAMSAKSCSSEKSKCSERTTEEDESASKMVDRTTSSLSVKSNPSITSDATVKSSAVPTKSNASAKFLLSEAEEPDRRSTSVASNASAQTKMSKAGVNTKASHSPSRLSVKSNVSTRSKKSKVSEGEDRTHTNTEDTELNRDESPLSDHSKVSQTENSNECICGAINKPSSPVASSEKNFDHEEIPTSPLSKKSAKSEVSSVGSAYESVFTPTSTSVSIGIVEDHEADDVEEIDGGVVSINSASSLTEICGKSDQCLSESPVEITNEATLTTEERPKSSASAKSNVSGKSKSKSSHCGSTCPTDTIQERDDVASNTSSKIKYLTTLSVSKPSANSSMRQSSQTQGIRPSSKASNVSVHTEITGQEKAESPDVTHKSQSVCSKCSSKQKIETISHASSASAITDSEKSKTKERSDAEITDRPKSNKSSSSSRLKVNGQKNDVEATVVNEKSNKLKTKSTQKTEDNALKCHSATSVASGNQLSPNPPKSPKKSKKPVILLGSSNDSMLSQNVPAPKPKEEYIDHLNAAAEKPQSCRSDTNVSEIKSEKSSKCRKRIGSGSSCHKMDGDMSELSPSSLPNASPTEVVNEWLKKIPSDTTLCDLGDEFHDNYDSIEPLCTLHLPSGDDNDHGSLPPSDVTKIETQNEMEDTKVANTEGATDKKSPALSEGDQRRDEPKMFDSSVLVMKVLLSPKLDRCNSLPEVSSVYGRKLSASAQGLLDCLANLQLLDFGPSAEDGKKEKYRELMSMLKSLWLCDPKDSEKPSGQRNKCLDEEFKARSSSGVDVNSGSTGSGKSSVNDGTQAQINTECEVLETLTKVQEVDETVEGEASETPGSKQDSATPDRANQAQLTPETKDTDEGKLKDDVPSSEETIRSNDSPRELIETPLSSNKSSGNNPKKEDTESDQQEDTSSGSAPKQQRGQLSKRLSQDPDPIWVLNLLNKLEKQFMTHYVNAMAEFKVRWNLDDNEQLDAMICELQDEVRRRIQSSIDGELRKIQGRAGKPRPPKDTMSRESTIQTEQRRRRLKVMRDQSIDPQPAISDDDYTMTGTDFSDQRSDDEYCPCDTCLKKKMASKHVLPVEMLNSAPMMMDFDLRRILQMKKSAPNNEKIEETANEQASEIEVENAGLEAVKEEDEKDGADKEILASSAQEIEDEKQECEEDEEEDTPRHLKKDVDEFAQDEEQEKPETDSELMTVKESTSSFKMNELDEVVANYDIGESDDIMQTEAAKAEASEEHTEEESEQQDKTANDETAEDGKNPGTESVEEGETTAEAVAAGENEIPGCDTAEEGDTAEGQTADGQMAEYKTLRDGEAAEDETAEDGQTSEDVTGEECETVNDDNAKEHEIAENEILEDGRSPEYETGEKGESIKDEIGEGHETSENKTAEEGKTAEDETGEEGETVIEDNAEEHEAAESETAEDGQIAGDETGEEVETVNEETAEEHETAESETAEDGQMAGDETGEEGENVNEDTAEEHETAESETAEDGQAAEDETGEEVETVIEDTAEVEETAESETAEDGQMAGDETGEEGETVNEETAKEHETAESETAEDGQNTGDETGEEGETVNKDTVEVEETAESETAEEGQTAEDETGEEVETVNEETAEAHETAESETAEDGQTTGDETGEEGETINDDTAEVHERVENETVEECQTEDETGEEVETISNNTTEEHETAENGETDEDKTAEEGEMTEDKTLEDGQTAGTETVGEDEITEDETAGEAEASAENASIEGETESNIGDDETAEKSDTADNTVEEHEMAENESVEDGQAETARESDSGEEDTTKESKTAADEMAKNGQTAEAREGETDDDEPAEDEQNAEESETVEERDTAVGTSVEERGTDEDEDNTDDAGTAGGLTAEENETSEVETANEKTTEDETEISEKEATVEDSNTVEDKNAVVELAEQTPVHEMDKGQSNDEEDIETVSCEASEENVLSNIEDTESHVLTNLEVTEDETPLRNNGDIVLDSVDDKGEESGKEDDNVEVIASKTGYVGNTGESAEAGDEAEDDTEPDEGEHNRNTLPLQPLLQPKPKDDKPNGTASFNILVTHNSEFEDGADADVEDSETEEHNQVRDLSSESETKPQRKTAHKTFKMLIHSLNFLKLSAAGLPKSKEEDNEHEVEDEEIPEDGSDDAEESSCVEKEEVEENGKEKAKLSDITEDTSEGDDDQTNETSDDSEDRDWESSGNSLQKQITKSSLESQPGSFEEVQEEQAKKV; encoded by the exons ATGGATGATGACATTGAAAAGCGAGTTCTGGTCAACAAAGACGGAAGCCTGTCAATGGAGATGAAAGTGCGCTTTCGACTATTACACAACGAGACATTGCACTGGTCCACGGAAGTGAAGAAGGCAAAGAGCACTTTTAACGAATCCCATATTGTCCATGATGATGCTCGTTCCCTCTCGCATGGAAGTGCTGAGAGCTGCTCAGAAGCCGATTCTCTCGCTGCTGGTGAAGCAGATGAGGCATACAGCACCAAACGTTACCAGCGACACTTTGAGGAGCCACATTGCCAGCACTGCTGTGCTCACTGTCAGAGATATGATATCTGGAAGAATCCTGTTCCTCCTGATCAAGGATCAGTAAGACGCATCAGATCTTCAAGCTCAAGTGCGTCCTCGCGGAGAATAGTATGCAAAATGGCATCTACTGACAGCATACGCACAATGTCCAGTGAGGAGTACACAGAGCATGTAGTAGAAAAGGCAACTTGCATTCAACGGACCTTTGGGCAGCAGGGTGACTCCACAGTCGAACAATGTACCATCAACCATTGCCGCAGTCGAAGTGAAGTACGCTCAATGTCGCCTAAAACAAAGAGCACAAGTGTTGTAGAAGACAAGCCTGAGAACGCTCATGTATCTGAAAATGAAGAGAACAGACCTGATGTCATATCTTCTAACCTCCCTAAAGATCAATTAAGTGTTCAGATTACTCAGCCAGTTGAGGAAGAGGAGAGGCCTGTATCTGTTGTGAGTTCTTCTTCTCAAATTTTAGCATTACTGAAGGAAGATCAAGATGATGAAGATGTTGACCTTCCTCTGAGTACCTCGGGAACATCTCATGGCCAACAGGAAGACGAGGAGAGCAAAGATGCAGAACCAAACCCATGTTCTACTACATCCTGTAAATCTCCTGCATCTCCGTCACATTTGTCACCAAGACCACCAAGCAAAGCTTCATCTTTAGGACAGTCTAAAAGATCCAGAAAGTTGGTCAGTCCAGAAGTAGATGATGAAGAGGGCAGGTCTGAAGCATCAGCGGCACATAAAGCATCATCCAGACTCAAATATTTGGTCACAAAGGACTTAGAATCTCCAGGGGATTCTGAATCAACTGATCAATTTGAAGACATTCAACACAGAACTGATGTGCAAGAGGAAGAAAAAGACGAAAGGGCACTAAGTGCGCTGTCAGCCAAATCAAAAACTTCTGTGAAGTCACTGTCTGAGTGTTCAGCCTCTTGTGAGAATGAAAATGACGCTGAGTTTACTGGAGCAAACAGTGAAATAACAGAGGAGCGATGCTCGAGTGCTATCTCCATAAAATCCAATATCTCTGGAAAATCgaataaaacaaatgtttcagAGGTACTTGAAAAGGATGGAAGAGCACCCAGTGCCATGTCAGTAAAATCTCAGAAATCTGACAAATCACGAATAACCGACATCTCAGACATTGTGTCTGAGGAACAAATCTCTGAAGTAAGAACATCAAGTGTAAtgtctgttaaatcaaatatatcCATAAGGTCAAAAGTATCAGATGTTGGCTTTTTTGAGCCGCTACAAGACAATGTTGAGGAGAGGGCCGTAAGCGCTGTGTCATCTAAATCTAATATTTCTGATACATCTAGTCAGTCTGAAGAGCCACACTCTGTGTCTGATGGGGCATTAGAGGAAAGAATAGAAGAAAAAGCTTCAAGTATTAAATCTGGAACATCAAACAAGTCTGGAATCAAAGCGGTGACAAATGATGATCAAACAGTGGAGAGGGCTCCCAGCTCCATTTCGGTAAAATCAAATATTTGTGCAAGATCTAAAATGTCAATTGAGCGGAGCGAACTTGAAGATGAAGACAGAGCCTCCAGAAGCATTTCTGTTCAATCAAATGTCTCGCATAAATCAAAGTCTGACATGTCAGAAGCAGCATCTTTCCAAGGAGATGATTCTTTAAATTCAGtgaaattaaacacacctgaagctgaaGCAGCTCTTCAAACAGAGCTACCAGGGGAGAGATCGCCAAGCTCTGTGTCTTCAAAATCAAATACCTCTACAAGATCCACAGCATCCAAAAATGTTGAGGCAGAACAAGATGAAGCACAGGAAAAAGAGGATGTTCAGGAAAGAGCATCAAGTGCTATTTCTGTAAAGTCTACTATATCTGCAAGATCAAGGAAATCTGAAACAACACCAAAATCAGGAGAAGAAATTAAGGAAAAAGCTCCTAGTTTTATGTCAGTCAAATCAAATGCTTCCTTAAAATCAAATAAGTCTAAGATGGAAGAGGAGGAAATAGAAAACAGGGCCTCCAGTGCTTTGTCTGTTAATTCTGAAGTGTCCACATTGTCAAAGAAATCAAATCAGTCCGATGTAGAGCAAATGGAGAAAAGACCATCAAGTGCAAGATCAGCTAAATCAAATATTTCTGTGAGATCTAAAGGGTCCAAAATGTCAGAGGTGGCAGGAGATGATGCTCAATTATCTGCAGCAGCATTACATATCTCTGAAgcatcaaatgaatgcagcacaGCACCTGAAGAACCCTGCATAGGCACAGAGAAGTCGCCAGACAAAGAGAAAAGAGCACCAAGTGCATTGTCAACAAAATCCAATAAATCCAAAATATCTGATATGGCTGATGATGTTGTAGCTGGAGATGGAGATGATTTGAGATCTGCAAGTGCAATGTCCTCTAAATCAAATGTATCTGTGAAATCAGCGGTCTCAGAATTGGTCACAGAAGAGCCTTTAAAAGCACAGGGCCAAACAGAAGAACGGGCTCAGAGTGCATTATCAGCACAATCCAGTCGGTCAGGAGTGACTGTAAGTGAGGCAGTTGAAGTTGCAGAGGAACGGCCACTAAGTGCCATGTCATCTAAATCCAGTGCTTCTGAAAGATCAAAGAAATCCAATAATTTAAAAGTGCTAACTGCTTTGCCTCAAGCAGGAGAATACCAAACAGAGGAACGAGCTCAGAGTGCATTGTCAGCTAGATCAAGTGTTTCAGCAATATCCAATAAGTCCAAAATGTTAGATGTTTTAACTGATGAGATTGTTGATGTGAAAGACCAAGAAGAGAGAGCTTCAAGTGCTTTGTCTGCAAAATCCAGCATTTCCGCAAAGTCAAAAGCTTCTGCAACAGATGTCAAAGCTGATGATAAAGAGAAAGGAGACAGAGTAACAAGTGCTATGTCAGCAAGATCTGATATTTCTACCAAAACTAGTATCTCTGCAAAATCCAAAGCATCAAATGTTTCAGAAATACCACCAGAAGAGCCCGATGATGAAGAAAGTGAAGTAAAAGCACCAAGCATTACTAAATCCAGTATTTCAGTAAGATCTAATAAGTCAAAGCATTCAGGAATGGGTGCTGAAGAAGAGGTTCTGAACATAGAGAGACCTCCAAGTTCAATTTCAGTAATATCTGATGTCACAcatgatgaaaatgaaattacaaatGACGGTGAAATCCAAGAAAGGGCTCCCAGTGCTGCATCTACAAAATCACGTTCCTCTGTAAGATCCAGAACATCAAATGTTTCTGGAATAATCATATATGAGCCAGATAAAGAAAAGGTAGAGAGGGCACCAAGTTCTAGGTCATTAAAATCTGATGCCTCTGGAAGATCTGATCCAAATTACCCTGTCAATATAGAAAAGGAAGCAAGAACAGAAAGCGCTTTGTCCTCAATTTCTGCTAGATCAAAGAAGTCAGAAGATTCTGAAATAATTAGCAGTGTAGGGCAGAGAGCATCAAGTACAGCATCAGTTACATCTGCAAGATCTGCAAGATCTAAAAGGTCAAATATTTCTGAATTAGCTCCTAAAGAAATTGGAAACACAGATACTGGAGATGTCCGAACATCAAGTGCAATGTCTGCAAAATCTTGTTCATCTGAGAAATCAAAATGTTCAGAAAGAACAACAGAGGAAGATGAATCAGCAAGTAAAATGGTAGACAGAACAACCAGCTCGTTGTCTGTGAAGTCAAATCCATCCATAACATCTGATGCCACTGTTAAATCAAGTGCTGTGCCTACTAAATCAAATGCTTCTGCAAAATTCCTCCTCTCAGAAGCTGAAGAGCCTGACAGAAGATCAACAAGTGTGGCCTCTAATGCATCTGCACAAACTAAAATGTCTAAAGCAGGTGTGAACACAAAAGCAAGCCATTCACCAAGCAGATTGTCAGTTAAATCAAATGTTTCTACTAGGTCCAAGAAGTCTAAAGTTTCTGAGGGTGAGGaccgtacacacacaaacactgaagaTACAGAATTAAACAGAGATGAGAGTCCGTTGTCTGATCACTCAAAAGTATCTCAAACAGAGAACTCAAATGAATGTATTTGTGGTGCAATAAACAAACCATCAAGTCCAGTGGCATCTTCTGAAAAAAACTTCGACCATGAAGAGATACCGACAAGTCCTCTGTCTAAAAAGTCAGCAAAGTCCGAAGTCAGTTCAGTTGGTTCTGCCTATGAAAGCGTTTTTACACCAACAAGCACCTCCGTTTCTATTGGGATTGTTGAAGATCATGAGGCTGATGATGTTGAGGAAATAGATGGAGGTGTTGTTTCAATTAACTCTGCTTCTTCACTTACTGAAATATGTGGTAAATCGGACCAGTGTTTATCAGAATCTCCAGTAGAAATCACAAATGAAGCCACACTGACGACAGAGGAAAGACCTAAAAGTTCTGCATCAGCCAAGTCAAATGTATCAGGTAAATCGAAATCCAAAAGCTCTCACTGTGGCTCTACATGTCCTACAGATACAATTCAGGAAAGAGATGATGTAGCAAGTAATACATCCTCCAAAATAAAGTATCTAACGACTTTATCTGTAAGCAAACCATCAGCCAACAGTTCAATGCGGCAGAGCTCTCAAACCCAGGGTATTCGTCCATCTAGCAAAGCTTCCAATGTGTCTGTACACACTGAAATCACAGGTCAAGAGAAAGCTGAAAGCCCAGATGTTACCCATAAATCTCAAAGTGTCTGTTCAAAATGCAGTTCTAAACAAAAGATAGAAACCATTTCACATGCTTCAAGTGCCTCAGCAATCACAGACTCTGAGAAATCTAAAACTAAAGAAAGAAGTGATGCAGAAATTACTGACAGACCAAAGAGCAATAAATCCAGTTCATCTTCTCGTTTGAAAGTAAATGGTCAAAAGAATGATGTTGAAGCTACAGTTGTTAATGAAAAAAGCAATAAATTAAAAACCAAGTCAACACAGAAAACTGAGGACAATGCACTCAAGTGTCATTCAGCGACTTCTGTTGCATCAGGAAACCAGCTAAGTCCTAACCCACCAAAGTCTCCTAAAAAATCCAAAAAACCTGTTATTCTACTTGGCAGCTCTAATGATAGCATGTTATCACAGAACGTTCCTGCTCCAAAACCAAAAGAAGAATATATTGACCATTTGAATGCAGCAGCAGAAAAACCTCAGTCTTGTAGATCAGATACAAATGTCAGTgaaattaaaagtgaaaaaagtaGCAAATGTAGAAAAAGAATTGGAAGTGGCTCTTCTTGCCACAAGATGGATGGTGATATGTCTGAGCTGAGTCCTTCTTCCTTGCCAAATGCTTCTCCAACTGAAGTGGTGAATGAATGGCTGAAGAAAATCCCATCAGACACCACCTTGTGTGATTTGGGCGACGAATTCCATGACAATTATGATTCGATAGAGCCACTTTGCACATTACATTTGCCATCAGGAGATGATAATGATCATGGAAGTTTGCCGCCAAGTGATGTTACCAAGATTGAAACGCAAAATGAAATGGAAGATACTAAGGTGGCGAATACAGAAGGGGCTACTGACAAAAAATCTCCTGCATTGTCTGAGGGTGATCAGAGAAGGGATGAACCAAAGATGTTTGATTCTTCGGTTCTAGTGATGAAAGTCTTGTTGAGCCCCAAACTCGACCGATGCAATAGCCTACCAGAGGTATCTTCTGTATATGGACGTAAGCTCAGTGCATCAGCGCAAGGTCTTCTGGATTGTTTGGCAAATCTTCAGTTGTTAGACTTTGGTCCTAGCGCTGAAGATGGTAAAAAGGAAAAATACCGGGAGCTCATGAGCATGCTTAAGTCTCTTTGGCTTTGTGACCCAAAAGACAGTGAGAAACCATCTGGGCAAAGAAACAAGTGTCTGGATGAGGAATTCAAAGCCAGGTCATCCTCAGGGGTAGATGTTAACAGTGGCTCAACAGGTTCAGGGAAAAGTAGTGTCAATGATGGCACCCAAGCACAAATCAACACAGAATGTGAAGTCCTGGAAACCCTAACAAAGGTACAGGAAGTTGATGAAACAGTAGAAGGGGAAGCTTCAGAAACGCCAGGATCAAAACAGGATTCAGCCACTCCAGATAGAGCAAATCAAGCTCAGTTAACCCCAGAGACAAAGGACACAGATGAAGGAAAGCTAAAAGATGATGTCCCAAGCTCTGAAGAGACAATCAGGAGTAATGATAGTCCAAGGGAACTCATTGAAACACCTCTTTCCTCAAACAAGAGTTCTGGGAATAATCCCAAAAAAGAGGACACtgaatcagaccaacaagaggaCACAAGTTCAGGCAGTGCTCCAAAACAACAAAGAGGTCAGCTATCAAAAAGGCTTTCTCAAGATCCAGATCCTATATGGGTTCTGAATTTATTGAACAAATTAGAAAAGCAATTTATGACACATTATGTTAACGCAATGGCTGAGTTCAAAGTCCGTTGGAATCTGGATGACAACGAGCAACTTGATGCAATGATATGCGAATTGCAAGATGAAGTTCGCAGACGGATACAGTCGAGTATAGACGGGGAGCTGAGGAAAATCCAAGGCAGAGCTGGAAAACCAAGACCACCAAAAGACACAATGTCACGTGAATCTACCATTCAAACAGAGCAAAGGCGAAGGCGTCTGAAAGTGATGCGCGACCAATCAATTGATCCTCAACCTGCTATAAGTGACGATGATTACACAATGACAGGAACCGATTTCAGCGATCAGCGAAGTGATGATGAATATTGTCCTTGTGACACATGCTTGAAAAAGAAAATGGCATCCAAGCATGTGTTACCTGTGGAAATGCTTAATTCTGCCCCTATGATGATGGACTTTGATTTACGGAGAATTCTTCAGATGAAGAAATCGGCCCCAAACAATGAAAAGATTGAGGAGACTGCCAATGAACAAGCAAGTGAGATAGAAGTAGAAAATGCAGGGCTTGAGGCTGTCAAAGAGGAGGATGAGAAAGATGGGGCAGATAAAGAAATTCTTGCTTCCAGTGCTCAAGAAATTGAAGATGAAAAACAAGAATGtgaggaggatgaagaagaaGACACACCCAGACATTTAAAGAAAGATGTGGATGAATTTGCACAAGATGAAGAGCAAGAAAAGCCTGAGACTGATTCTGAATTAATGACTGTCAAAGAAAGCACAAGCAGTTTTAAGATGAATGAATTAGATGAAGTTGTGGCAAATTATGACATTGGTGAATCTGATGATATAATGCAAACTGAAGCAGCAAAGGCGGAAGCATCTGAAGAACACACTGAGGAAGAATCAGAACAGCAGGACAAGACAGCCAATGACGAAACTGCTGAAGATGGGAAAAACCCGGGAACAGAATCTGTTGAAGAGGGTGAGACCACTGCTGAAGCAGTAGCTGCTGGAGAGAATGAAATACCTGGTTGTGACACTGCAGAAGAAGGTGATACAGCTGAGGGTCAGACAGCAGATGGACAAATGGCTGAATATAAAACTTTAAGAGATGGTGAGGCAGCAGAAGATGAAACTGCAGAAGATGGACAAACTTCTGAAGATGTAACTGGAGAAGAATGTGAGACTGTTAATGATGACAATGCAAAAGAACATGAGATTGCTGAAAATGAAATTCTAGAAGATGGACGATCTCCCGAATATGAAACTGGAGAAAAAGGTGAGTCGATTAAAGATGAGATTGGAGAAGGACATGAGACATCTGAAAATAAAACTGCAGAAGAGGGAAAAACTGCTGAAGATGAAACTGGAGAAGAAGGTGAGACCGTTATTGAAGACAATGCAGAAGAGCATGAAGCAGCTGAAAGTGAAACTGCAGAAGATGGACAAATAGCTGGAGATGAAACTGGAGAAGAAGTTGAGACCGTTAATGAAGAAACTGCAGAAGAGCATGAGACAGCTGAAAGTGAAACTGCAGAAGATGGACAAATGGCTGGAGATGAAACTGGAGAAGAAG GTGAGAACGTTAATGAAGACACTGCAGAGGAGCATGAAACAGCTGAAAGTGAAACTGCAGAAGATGGGCAAGCTGCTGAAGATGAAACTGGAGAAGAAGTTGAGACCGTTATTGAAGACACTGCAGAAGTGGAGGAGACAGCTGAAAGTGAAACTGCAGAAGATGGACAAATGGCTGGAGATGAAACTGGAGAAGAAGGTGAGACAGTTAATGAAGAAACTGCAAAAGAGCATGAGACAGCTGAAAGTGAAACTGCAGAAGATGGACAAAATACTGGAGATGAAACTGGAGAAGAGGGTGAGACAGTTAATAAAGACACTGTGGAAGTGGAGGAGACAGCTGAAAGTGAAACTGCAGAAGAGGGACAAACTGCTGAAGATGAAACTGGAGAAGAAGTTGAGACCGTTAATGAAGAAACTGCAGAAGCGCATGAGACAGCTGAAAGTGAAACTGCAGAAGATGGACAAACTACTGGAGATGAAACTGGAGAAGAAGGTGAGACCATTAATGATGATACTGCAGAAGTGCATGAAAGAGTTGAAAATGAAACTGTAGAAGAATGCCAAACTGAAGATGAAACTGGAGAAGAAGTTGAGACAATAAGCAACAACACTACAGAAGAGCACGAGACAGCTGAAAATGGAGAAACTGATGAAGATAAAACTGCAGAAGAAGGTGAGATGACTGAAGATAAAACTTTAGAAGATGGACAAACTGCTGGAACAGAAACTGTTGGAGAGGATGAAATAACTGAAGATGAAACTGCAGGGGAGGCTGAGGCATCAGCTGAAAATGCATCTATAGAAGGAGAAACTGAGAGCAATATAGGTGATGATGAAACTGCAGAAAAGAGTGATACAGCTGATAACACTGTAGAAGAGCATGAGATGGCTGAGAATGAATCTGTAGAAGACGGGCAAGCTGAAACTGCAAGAGAGAGTGATTCAGGTGAGGAGGATACCACAAAAGAGAGTAAAACAGCTGCGGATGAAATGGCAAAAAATGGCCAAACTGCTGAAGCAAGAGAGGGTGAGACAGATGATGATGAACCAGCAGAAGATGAGCAGAATGCTGAAGAGAGTGAGACAGTTGAAGAGAGGGATACTGCAGTGGGGACATCGGTTGAAGAAAGAGGAACTGATGAAGATGAAGACAACACAGATGATGCAGGAACTGCAGGAGGTTTGACAGCTGAGGAAAATGAGACTTCTGAAGTAGAAACAGCAAATGAGAAGACCACTGAAGATGAAACTGAGATCTCTGAAAAGGAAGCTACTGTTGAAGATAGCAACACGGTTGAAGACAAGAATGCTGTGGTAGAGTTGGCAGAGCAAACTCCTGTTCATGAGATGGACAAGGGTCAGTCAAACGATGAGGAAGACATAGAAACTGTCAGTTGTGAGGCATCAGAGGAAAATGTTCTTTCTAACATTGAGGACACTGAGAGTCATGTCTTGACTAACCTTGAGGTAACTGAAGATGAAACACCCCTTAGGAACAATGGTGACATTGTTCTAGATAGTGTTGACGATAAAGGTGAAGAAAGTGGTAAAGAAGACGATAATGTGGAGGTAATTGCAAGCAAAACTGGTTATGTGGGCAACACTGGTGAATCAGCTGAAGCTGGTGATGAAGCTGAGGATGACACAGAGCCAGATGAAGGGGAGCATAATAGAAACACTCTACCTTTACAGCCTCTGTTACAGCCAAAACCAAAAGATGACAAACCAAATGGGACAgcttcatttaatattttggtaACGCACAATTCAGAATTTGAAGATGGTGCCGATGCTGATGTAGAAGACTCAGAAACAGAAGAACACAACCAAGTCAGAGATTTGAGTTCTGAGTCAGAGACCAAGCCACAGAGGAAAACTGCACATAAAACCTTCAAGATGCTCATTCACTCTCTGAACTTCCTCAAACTCTCAGCCGCTGGACTACCAAAGAGCAAGGAAGAGGATAATGAACATGAGGTTGAAGATGAAGAGATCCCAGAGGACGGCAGTGATGATGCAGAAGAGAGTTCCTGTGTGGAGAAAGAAGAGGTGGAAGAGAATGGAAAGGAGAAGGCCAAACTCTCAGATATTACAGAGGACACATCAGAAGGTGATGATGACCAGACAAATGAGACTAGTGATGATTCAGAGGACCGTGACTGGGAATCGTCCGGAAATTCCTTGCAAAAGCAGATAACAAAGTCATCCCTGGAATCTCAGCCAGGTTCCTTTGAGGAAGTTCAGGAGGAACAGgcaaaaaaggtttaa